A single region of the Corticium candelabrum chromosome 15, ooCorCand1.1, whole genome shotgun sequence genome encodes:
- the LOC134191331 gene encoding collagen triple helix repeat-containing protein 1-like: MMASLYISAAFFVSLLLAVAAQSSTSTPANDKCCSGVPGFPGSPGRDGRDGRDGTRGEKGEKGASDKIGPRGSKGAMGIQGSKGDLGGKGEKGEATRQVNWKQCVWKSSDGKDSGLIRECRFKKKHGHTALHVAYGGNLRINCANCCSRWFFTFNDQECTGPMAIDAVYYTRAVNDIHRHRQIEGYCENIPAGDVRVGFHVGQCSGYGVADAHSGWNSVSRIMIAEMPPAEQ; encoded by the exons ATGATGGCATCTCTGTACATCAGCGCTGCGTTTTTCGTTTCTTTGCTGTTGGCAGTAGCAGCTCAGTCATCGACAAGCACACCAGCTAAC GACAAATGTTGCAGCGGAGTTCCGGGTTTTCCTGGATCTCCTGGAAGAGATGGTAGAGATGGAAGAGATGGAACAAGAGGTGAGAAAGGTGAAAAAGGTGCGAGTGACAAAATTGGTCCTCGAGGATCAAAAGGAGCTATGGGAATACAAGGCAGTAAAGGAGATTTGGGAGGAAAAGGAGAAAAGGGAGAGGCGACTCGGCAAGTAAACTGGAAGCAATGTGTGTGGAAGAGTAGTGATGGCAAAGACTCTGGACTTATTCGG GAATGTCGCTTTAAGAAAAAGCACGGACACACTGCACTGCATGTGGCATACGGAGGAAATCTGCGTATCAATTGTGCCAATTGTTGTTCTCGTTGGTTCTTTACATTCAATGATCAAGAGTGCACGGGACCCATGGCAATCGACGCAGTATATTATACTCGTGCAGTTAACGACATTCATCGTCACAGACAAATCGAAGGTTACTGCGAGAACATTCCGGCCGGTGACGTCAGAGTTGGTTTCCATGTTGGACAATGTTCCGGTTACGGTGTGGCTGATGCTCACTCTGGCTGGAACTCCGTATCTCGAATAATGATAGCAGAGATGCCACCAGCTGAACAGTAA
- the LOC134191205 gene encoding ankyrin repeat and KH domain-containing protein 1-like: MSSLSEMEKKLRVAVERGDIESVTRLLELDVDINSREEHGTTLLILACYLKNKEMVELLLTKSADVNVTCSNGYTALVLSALEGSQDIVDLLLNVKDINVMKKERLFGKTAIHCAAGNGHVTILERLLCCSVPVDINDKDGRTPLWWAACRGRVCCADVLLKHGASPQHESKSKGSPLEIAKKEVCSDVVEMMEEAIRLRSHPYVKGDVSIMRHQYEETIAELQSEVDKKEELRQSSLVHESEVRRLRTEIQEKEEEMRCLVSTLATVSRMASEKIAESHTTSDEFCLSQPPDDVMYAVSALACDQWSDVGLELGYTMPELNSLTSLITASHSKLHVILRTKAAAVGTSNVVGIILSACQRISIPICAAAIRDEVVKRQERLRAQNGGQ, translated from the exons ATGTCGTCACTGTCGG aaatggAAAAAAAATTGAGGGTAGCGGTGGAGAGAGGTGATATTGAGTCAGTAACACGTCTTTTGGAGTTggatgttgatatcaatagtcGTGAGGAGCATGgg aCCACTCTTCTGATATTAGCGTGTTATCTGAAGAACAAGGAGATGGTTGAGTTGCTGCTCACTAAATCAGCAGATGTTAATGTGACTTGCAGT aatggatatacagctttggtgtTATCTGCACTCGAGGGATCACAAGATATTGTTGATCTATTACTGAATGTCAAAGATATTAATGTGATGAAGAAAGAACGTTTG TTTGGAAAGACAGCCATCCATTGTGCTGCAGggaatggtcacgtgaccattttagagagacttttgtgttgttctgttcctgttgatatcaatgataaagATGGTCGTACACCACTGTGGTGGGCTGCCTGTCGTGgtcgtgtgtgttgtgctgatgttctcctaaaacatggagcgagtccccaacatgagag TAAGAGTAAAGGATCACCACTGGAGATTGCCAAGAAAGAGGTTTGCAGTGATGTggttgagatgatggaagaagccataagat TGAGATCTCATCCTTATGTAAAGGGAGATGTGTCTATCATGAGACATCAATATGAAGAGACA atTGCTGAACTGCAGAGTGAAGTGGATAAGAAAGAAGAATTAAGACAATCATCCCTGGTCCACGAGAGTGAAGTTAGGAGATTGAGAACCGAGATCCAAGAGAAAGAGGAGGAAATGAGATGTCTCGTGTCTACTCTTGCTACTGTTAGCAGAATGGCAAGCGAGAAA ATTGCTGAAAGTCACACTACTTCTGATGAATTTTGCTTATCACAACCACCAG ATGATGTGATGTATGCAGTCAGTGCTCTTGCCTGTGATCAGTGGAGTGATGTTGGACTCGAGTTAGGATACACAATGCCTGAACTCAACTCACTCACTTCATTAATTACTGCATCTCACAGCAAGCTACACGTCATACTGAGAACCAAAGCTGCTGCTGTCGGTACCAGCAATGTTGTTGGTATcatcttgtctgcttgtcagcGTATTTCCATTCCAATTTGTGCTGCTGCAATAAGAGATGAGGTGGTTAAACGTCAAGAGAGACTGAGAGCACAGAACGGTGGACAATAG
- the LOC134191618 gene encoding collagen triple helix repeat-containing protein 1-like, which produces MMASLYISAAFLVSLLLAVAAQSSTSTPANDKCCSGVPGFPGSPGRDGRDGRDGTRGEKGEKGASDKIGPRGSKGAMGIQGSKGDLGRKGEKGEATRQVNWKQCVWKSGDDKDSGLIRECRFKKKHGHTALHVAYGGNLRINCADCCSRWFFTFNDRECTGPMTIDAVYYTRAVNDIHRHRQIEGYCENIPAGDVRVGFHVGKCSNYGVADAHSGWNSVSRIMIAEMPPAEQ; this is translated from the exons ATGATGGCATCTCTGTACATCAGCGCTGCGTTTCTCGTTTCTTTGCTGTTGGCAGTAGCAGCTCAGTCATCGACAAGCACACCAGCTAAC GACAAATGTTGCAGCGGAGTTCCGGGTTTTCCTGGATCTCCCGGAAGAGATGGTAGAGATGGAAGAGATGGAACAAGAGGTGAGAAAGGTGAAAAAGGTGCGAGTGACAAAATTGGTCCTCGAGGATCAAAAGGAGCTATGGGAATACAAGGCAGTAAAGGAGATTTGGGAAGAAAAGGAGAAAAGGGAGAGGCGACTCGGCAAGTAAACTGGAAGCAATGTGTGTGGAAGAGTGGTGATGACAAAGACTCTGGACTTATTCGG GAATGTCGCTTTAAGAAAAAGCACGGACACACTGCACTGCACGTGGCATACGGAGGAAATCTGCGTATCAATTGTGCCGATTGTTGTTCTCGTTGGTTCTTTACATTCAATGATCGAGAGTGCACGGGACCCATGACGATCGACGCAGTATATTATACTCGTGCAGTTAACGACATTCATCGTCACAGACAAATCGAAGGTTACTGCGAGAACATTCCAGCCGGTGACGTCAGAGTTGGTTTCCATGTTGGAAAATGTTCCAATTACGGTGTGGCTGATGCTCACTCTGGCTGGAACTCCGTATCTCGAATAATGATAGCAGAGATGCCACCAGCTGAACAGTAA